In Oncorhynchus kisutch isolate 150728-3 linkage group LG5, Okis_V2, whole genome shotgun sequence, a genomic segment contains:
- the LOC109891203 gene encoding nck-associated protein 5-like isoform X1: MMSSKEALSLKVNCRAGLNGIITDLSAHCLASLTGIRGGIKSYVVMESEEPELRECDEAFESDEGNVESYLEEPESSRELLERLKELEAENSALALANESQREAYERCLDEVANHVVQALLNQKDLREECIKLKMRVFDLERQNKTLTELFAQKLHPQASHLQQLQLVSVTEPSTEPSTKPSTEPSTEPLIMDSDKLLVSKNQGELKSNGNRTQNGSAASARAPATSMEALSPFFKKKAHILEVLRKLEESDPLKFHPSSCLSPHHDLGQAPVSMERDQISLMSSEALPAPQRPVAQPSSRCHHSSSDSDIQDYANGEGALQKDHAQLQQQQHGRCQSCHILSQKSSLDSLLKCAQGHGASHQARVEILNRQASAEDQGASAQSTTPPQAAAFSHLLSADSTNQCYMRKTALDFLERTPEGLGTSDPFLSLLIQANFNGMLGQEPRKLQKHTDKHPSGKPPPQAEVQPSHGEDIKHIKAVMATSQSQNEDSLEKCCYLEVEAAAHNVNNRLHSSTSHTDHVETEPGYPKEQEVSDQICNGLYFSNETSVSKKVAVESYSPAPVPDRNSSAQVLNPSGKSKLALSSTSPSSGLSEVKPSPISSPSRLLKFLKIPPGINQAQPGNPLRLSPQLTRSSKIPCRNNNNYEVYHSPVLTRKATTTEREKQPSSSSSKTDSYPATHSAPTSPPKSEDIVDTPPMAKEIVFSSHFAPKPSDSTKAPPSSHAQRGSQKVPQYENVCPSDGTPQFLEGLKKSQYPQHEGPVEKHCQQDESLLSPPSSQHPDSSPGTADQDFSDQDTDSESPIWHKPNQHFSLPSSSSSAASKAQSSHPRYSSMRDRHQEHRAAPEPSQQNCEPAQPTQSSARRGDPKRLVQGKTSQSESSHYPFKERLAALGKLKSTEDLPVGAQSVDQKDVQSNLGKPPTNVEKSKTAERQGERTGAEQHRNQNSTDSLDGKPYPKTSLGSHTRGIGPIHESGTKSSATPSMIPKGEQETPFSPRIYVAKAEGPKIKMGTSSSNAENPPVVRSYGKCPITQSHHSKTAPSPQNSPTKVPSKSPSKVGQASSYPRGVKPIPEDRALAQRNPLRPEDKTKLPAGKKKTFGHAESFPPPPLPPRPSTEAIAKEDKKPYSSGPPVLQSAIEQKVMRGIEENMLKLQEQDQGQVSEPKQKASNGIANWFGLRKSKLPALNRKPEVSKFKINMSSSLSSSSASGGGAKDPKTGGPQKVVESLNISKLMEKAEDLRKALEEERAYVNRVEMDRSGRGHSCEVVMDQAQGQLSLMCRGLTAENFMQQLLNSPSTSCSGNRVDERGAIPTTFGMTHRRLSFDSKRSRPNFSHQRNGISHTKSRDEIAQGSVMIGKDEVTSEDSLAESISSQHFTGSGASMRTLDSGIGTFPMPDYASSMAGKSIPKGKPQGEQGFSCSQGMHGAMMKVPRKAHTLERELSSLDEVNPFVLYGSGLEGKGTNMHLSSTIHEDIDAYGAHMQNPLTKNWTFPNLKGSARATDVYLDVQGDLGTPSRRSLKQCSPQRPLATDQGSLPLPLQTGLSQRGMGRTPSASEVGKDGGLDLVKERPEDLLSLRETPESLSDSLYDSLSSCGSQG; the protein is encoded by the exons GCTGAGAATTCAGCCCTGGCCCTTGCGAATGAAAGCCAGAGAGAAGCCTATGAAAGGTGTCTGGATGAG GTGGCCAATCATGTGGTACAGGCCCTTCTGAATCAAAAG GACCTGCGGGAGGAGTGTATTAAGCTGAAGATGCGTGTGTTTGACCTGGAGAGACAGAACAAAACCCTGACTGAGCTCTTTGCCCAGAAACTACACCCCCAGGCCAGCCATCTGCAACAG TTGCAGTTGGTGTCTGTCACCGAGCCCAGCACCGAGCCCAGCACCAAGCCCAGCACCGAGCCCAGCACAGAGCCCCTGATCATGGACAGTGACAAATTGCTGGTGTCCAAAAACCAGGGGGAACTCAAG AGCAATGGGAACCGCACACAGAACGGGTCAGCCGCATCGGCCCGGGCCCCTGCCACCTCCATGGAGGCCCTGTCTCCGTTTTTCAAGAAGAAAGCACACATCCTAGAGGTCCTGCGGAAGCTGGAGGAGTCAGACCCACTCAAGTTCCACCCCTCCTCCTGCCTGTCCCCCCACCATGACCTAGGCCAGGCGCCGGTCTCCATGGAGAGAGACCAGATATCCCTGATGTCCTCTGAGGCATTACCTGCCCCACAGCGCCCGGTGGCACAACCATCGTCACGCTGCCACCACTCCAGCTCTGACTCGGACATTCAAGATTATGCCAATGGAGAAGGGGCTCTCCAGAAGGACCATGCCCAGCTTCAGCAACAACAACACGGGAGATGTCAGTCCTGCCACATACTCTCCCAGAAGAGCAGCCTGGACAGCCTGCTGAAGTGTGCCCAGGGCCACGGTGCCTCACACCAGGCCAGAGTGGAGATCCTTAACAGGCAGGCCAGTGCAGAGGACCAGGGGGCATCGGCACAGAGCACAACCCCTCCCCAAGCAGCGGCTTTTTCCCATCTCCTCTCTGCTGACAGCACAAACCAGTGCTACATGCGCAAAACAGCTTTGGACTTTCTAGAGCGCACTCCAGAAGGTCTGGGTACTTCTGATCCTTTCCTCTCCTTGCTAATCCAAGCCAACTTCAACGGGATGCTAGGGCAGGAGCCCAGGAAGttacaaaaacacacagacaagcaTCCATCCGGCAAACCGCCGCCTCAGGCAGAGGTACAGCCCTCTCACGGTGAGGATATAAAGCacataaaggctgtcatggcaaCGTCGCAGAGCCAGAACGAGGACAGTCTGGAAAAGTGCTGCTACCTGGAAGTAGAGGCAGCGGCACACAATGTGAACAACCGCCTGCACTCTTCTACCTCACACACAGACCATGTTGAGACGGAACCAGGATATCCCAAGGAGCAGGAAGTGAGTGATCAGATCTGCAACGGGCTCTACTTCTCCAATGAAACGTCTGTCTCCAAGAAGGTGGCGGTGGAATCTTACTCTCCAGCCCCAGTGCCTGACAGGAACAGCTCAGCTCAGGTCCTGAATCCCTCTGGGAAGAGCAAGCTTGCACTCagctccacctctccctcttcaGGTCTGAGTGAAGTCAAGCCCTCCCCTATCTCCTCCCCGTCCCGGCTGCTCAAGTTCCTGAAGATCCCTCCGGGGATCAACCAGGCACAACCAGGCAACCCCCTCCGTTTAAGTCCCCAGCTCACCCGCAGCTCCAAGATCCCCTGCAGGAACAACAACAACTATGAGGTGTACCACTCTCCCGTCCTGACCCGCAAAGCCACcaccacagagagggagaagcagccatcctcatcctcctccaaaACAGACTCCTACCCTGCCACACATTCCGCCCCCACCTCCCCACCCAAATCAGAGGACATTGTGGACACCCCTCCCATGGCCAAGGAGATTGTTTTCAGCAGCCACTTTGCGCCCAAACCCAGCGACAGCACAAAGGCACCCCCCTCCTCTCATGCACAAAGGGGCTCTCAGAAGGTACCCCAATATGAGAATGTCTGCCCCTCAGATGGGACGCCTCAGTTCCTGGAGGGTCTTAAGAAGTCCCAGTACCCCCAACACGAGGGTCCTGTAGAGAAGCATTGTCAGCAAGATGAGAGCCTCCTCAGCCCCCCGTCTTCACAGCACCCTGACTCGTCCCCAGGGACGGCTGACCAGGACTTCTCTGACCAGGACACTGACTCAGAAAGCCCCATCTGGCACAAGCCAAATCAACACTTCAGCCtcccctcctcgtcctcctccgcCGCCAGTAAAGCACAAAGTAGTCACCCCAGGTACTCCAGCATGAGGGACAGGCACCAGGAGCACCGTGCAGCTCCagagcccagccaacagaacTGTGAACCTGCCCAGCCAACTCAGTCTTCAGCCAGGCGAGGTGACCCCAAGAGACTGGTGCAGGGCAAGACTTCCCAGAGTGAGTCCAGTCACTACCCCTTCAAAGAGCGCCTGGCTGCTTTGGGGAAACTGAAGAGCACAGAAGATCTGCCAGTAGGTGCACAGTCTGTGGACCAGAAGGATGTACAAAGTAACCTAGGCAAACCCCCCACCAATGTTGAGAAAAGCAAGACCGCTGAAAGGCAAGGTGAGCGAACTGGAGCAGAGCAGCACAGAAATCAGAATTCCACTGATTCCCTGGATGGGAAGCCCTACCCCAAAACCAGCCTCGGCAGTCACACTAGGGGGATAGGTCCAATACATGAATCGGGCACCAAATCCTCAGCCACCCCATCAATGATACCCAAGGGAGAGCAAGAGACACCGTTTTCTCCCAGGATATATGTAGCAAAAGCAGAGGGTCCAAAGATCAAGATGGGCACATCATCCTCCAACGCAGAGAATCCTCCAGTGGTGCGGAGCTATGGGAAATGCCCCATCACCCAGAGCCACCACAGTAAAACTGCCCCCAGCCCACAAAACAGCCCCACTAAAGTCCCGTCAAAGTCCCCTTCAAAGGTAGGTCAAGCTTCCTCTTATCCCAGAGGGGTCAAACCCATTCCTGAGGACCGTGCCCTGGCTCAGAGAAACCCACTTCGGCCAGAGGACAAAACCAAGCTCCCGGCCGGCAAGAAGAAGACCTTTGGCCATGCAGAGAGCTTCCCGCCTCCCCCTCTGCCACCACGGCCGTCTACTGAAGCCATCGCAAAAGAGGACAAAAAGCCGTACTCGTCTGGCCCACCCGTGCTCCAGTCTGCCATTGAGCAGAAGGTAATGCGTGGCATTGAGGAAAACATGCTGAAGCTGCAGGAGCAGGACCAGGGCCAGGTGTCCGAGCCAAAGCAGAAGGCCTCCAATGGCATCGCCAACTGGTTCGGCCTGAGGAAGAGCAAGCTCCCCGCCCTCAACCGCAAACCGGAAGTGTCCAAGTTCAAGATCAACATGTCCTCATCTCTTTCGTCATCGTCTGCCTCTGGCGGAGGGGCTAAGGACCCTAAGACAGGTGGTCCCCAGAAGGTGGTGGAGAGCCTGAACATCTCCAAGCTGATGGAGAAGGCAGAGGACCTGCGGAAGGCGCTGGAAGAGGAGCGGGCATATGTGAACAGGGTCGAGATGGACCGCTCTGGCAGAGGCCACTCATGTGAGGTGGTGATGGACCAGGCCCAAGGCCAACTGTCACTCATGTGCAGAGGATTGACCGCAGAGAACTTCATGCAGCAGCTCCTCAACAG TCCCTCGACGTCTTGTTCTGGAAACAGGGTGGACGAGAGGGGAGCTATACCTACCACCTTTGGAATGACACACAGACGCCTCTCCTTTGACTCTAAGAGGTCGCGGCCCAACTTCAGTCACCAGAGGAACGGGATCAGCCACACCAAGAGCAGGGACGAGATAGCCCAG GGTTCGGTTATGATCGGCAAGGATGAGGTCACATCAGAAGACAGCTTGGCAGAGTCCATTAGTTCTCAGCATTTTACAG GTTCTGGGGCCTCCATGCGCACCCTCGACAGTGGCATTGGCACGTTCCCCATGCCAGACTACGCCAGTAGCATGGCAGGGAAGAGCATCCCTAAGGGGAAGCCACAGGGAGAGCAAGGTTTTTCTTGCTCCCAGGGTATGCATGGGGCCATGATGAAGGTTCCGCGTAAGGCCCATACACTGGAGAGAGAGCTGTCATCTCTGGATGAAGTCAACCCGTTTGTCCTGTATGGCTCAGGGCTGGAGGGAAAAGGTACCAACATGCACCTGTCCAGTACAATCCACGAGG ATATAGATGCCTATGGAGCTCATATGCAAAATCCCCTCACCAAGAACTGGACCTTTCCCAATCTGAAAGGCTCTGCGAGAGCCACTGATGTTTACCTGGATGTGCAGGGAGACCTGGGGACCCCATCCAGAAGG AGTTTGAAACAGTGTTCCCCCCAGCGCCCCCTGGCCACTGACCAAGGCAGCCTCCCCCTTCCACTCCAGACAGGGCTCAGCCAGCGGGGTATGGGGCGGACGCCCAGCGCCTCGGAGGTGGGGAAGGACGGAGGGCTGGACCTGgtgaaggagagaccagaggacctCCTGTCCCTGAGAGAGACGCCTGAATCCCTCAGTGACTCCCTCTACGACAGCCTGTCCTCCTGTGGCAGCCAGGGCTAG
- the LOC109891203 gene encoding nck-associated protein 5-like isoform X4 — protein sequence MRVFDLERQNKTLTELFAQKLHPQASHLQQLQLVSVTEPSTEPSTKPSTEPSTEPLIMDSDKLLVSKNQGELKSNGNRTQNGSAASARAPATSMEALSPFFKKKAHILEVLRKLEESDPLKFHPSSCLSPHHDLGQAPVSMERDQISLMSSEALPAPQRPVAQPSSRCHHSSSDSDIQDYANGEGALQKDHAQLQQQQHGRCQSCHILSQKSSLDSLLKCAQGHGASHQARVEILNRQASAEDQGASAQSTTPPQAAAFSHLLSADSTNQCYMRKTALDFLERTPEGLGTSDPFLSLLIQANFNGMLGQEPRKLQKHTDKHPSGKPPPQAEVQPSHGEDIKHIKAVMATSQSQNEDSLEKCCYLEVEAAAHNVNNRLHSSTSHTDHVETEPGYPKEQEVSDQICNGLYFSNETSVSKKVAVESYSPAPVPDRNSSAQVLNPSGKSKLALSSTSPSSGLSEVKPSPISSPSRLLKFLKIPPGINQAQPGNPLRLSPQLTRSSKIPCRNNNNYEVYHSPVLTRKATTTEREKQPSSSSSKTDSYPATHSAPTSPPKSEDIVDTPPMAKEIVFSSHFAPKPSDSTKAPPSSHAQRGSQKVPQYENVCPSDGTPQFLEGLKKSQYPQHEGPVEKHCQQDESLLSPPSSQHPDSSPGTADQDFSDQDTDSESPIWHKPNQHFSLPSSSSSAASKAQSSHPRYSSMRDRHQEHRAAPEPSQQNCEPAQPTQSSARRGDPKRLVQGKTSQSESSHYPFKERLAALGKLKSTEDLPVGAQSVDQKDVQSNLGKPPTNVEKSKTAERQGERTGAEQHRNQNSTDSLDGKPYPKTSLGSHTRGIGPIHESGTKSSATPSMIPKGEQETPFSPRIYVAKAEGPKIKMGTSSSNAENPPVVRSYGKCPITQSHHSKTAPSPQNSPTKVPSKSPSKVGQASSYPRGVKPIPEDRALAQRNPLRPEDKTKLPAGKKKTFGHAESFPPPPLPPRPSTEAIAKEDKKPYSSGPPVLQSAIEQKVMRGIEENMLKLQEQDQGQVSEPKQKASNGIANWFGLRKSKLPALNRKPEVSKFKINMSSSLSSSSASGGGAKDPKTGGPQKVVESLNISKLMEKAEDLRKALEEERAYVNRVEMDRSGRGHSCEVVMDQAQGQLSLMCRGLTAENFMQQLLNSPSTSCSGNRVDERGAIPTTFGMTHRRLSFDSKRSRPNFSHQRNGISHTKSRDEIAQGSVMIGKDEVTSEDSLAESISSQHFTGSGASMRTLDSGIGTFPMPDYASSMAGKSIPKGKPQGEQGFSCSQGMHGAMMKVPRKAHTLERELSSLDEVNPFVLYGSGLEGKGTNMHLSSTIHEDIDAYGAHMQNPLTKNWTFPNLKGSARATDVYLDVQGDLGTPSRRSLKQCSPQRPLATDQGSLPLPLQTGLSQRGMGRTPSASEVGKDGGLDLVKERPEDLLSLRETPESLSDSLYDSLSSCGSQG from the exons ATGCGTGTGTTTGACCTGGAGAGACAGAACAAAACCCTGACTGAGCTCTTTGCCCAGAAACTACACCCCCAGGCCAGCCATCTGCAACAG TTGCAGTTGGTGTCTGTCACCGAGCCCAGCACCGAGCCCAGCACCAAGCCCAGCACCGAGCCCAGCACAGAGCCCCTGATCATGGACAGTGACAAATTGCTGGTGTCCAAAAACCAGGGGGAACTCAAG AGCAATGGGAACCGCACACAGAACGGGTCAGCCGCATCGGCCCGGGCCCCTGCCACCTCCATGGAGGCCCTGTCTCCGTTTTTCAAGAAGAAAGCACACATCCTAGAGGTCCTGCGGAAGCTGGAGGAGTCAGACCCACTCAAGTTCCACCCCTCCTCCTGCCTGTCCCCCCACCATGACCTAGGCCAGGCGCCGGTCTCCATGGAGAGAGACCAGATATCCCTGATGTCCTCTGAGGCATTACCTGCCCCACAGCGCCCGGTGGCACAACCATCGTCACGCTGCCACCACTCCAGCTCTGACTCGGACATTCAAGATTATGCCAATGGAGAAGGGGCTCTCCAGAAGGACCATGCCCAGCTTCAGCAACAACAACACGGGAGATGTCAGTCCTGCCACATACTCTCCCAGAAGAGCAGCCTGGACAGCCTGCTGAAGTGTGCCCAGGGCCACGGTGCCTCACACCAGGCCAGAGTGGAGATCCTTAACAGGCAGGCCAGTGCAGAGGACCAGGGGGCATCGGCACAGAGCACAACCCCTCCCCAAGCAGCGGCTTTTTCCCATCTCCTCTCTGCTGACAGCACAAACCAGTGCTACATGCGCAAAACAGCTTTGGACTTTCTAGAGCGCACTCCAGAAGGTCTGGGTACTTCTGATCCTTTCCTCTCCTTGCTAATCCAAGCCAACTTCAACGGGATGCTAGGGCAGGAGCCCAGGAAGttacaaaaacacacagacaagcaTCCATCCGGCAAACCGCCGCCTCAGGCAGAGGTACAGCCCTCTCACGGTGAGGATATAAAGCacataaaggctgtcatggcaaCGTCGCAGAGCCAGAACGAGGACAGTCTGGAAAAGTGCTGCTACCTGGAAGTAGAGGCAGCGGCACACAATGTGAACAACCGCCTGCACTCTTCTACCTCACACACAGACCATGTTGAGACGGAACCAGGATATCCCAAGGAGCAGGAAGTGAGTGATCAGATCTGCAACGGGCTCTACTTCTCCAATGAAACGTCTGTCTCCAAGAAGGTGGCGGTGGAATCTTACTCTCCAGCCCCAGTGCCTGACAGGAACAGCTCAGCTCAGGTCCTGAATCCCTCTGGGAAGAGCAAGCTTGCACTCagctccacctctccctcttcaGGTCTGAGTGAAGTCAAGCCCTCCCCTATCTCCTCCCCGTCCCGGCTGCTCAAGTTCCTGAAGATCCCTCCGGGGATCAACCAGGCACAACCAGGCAACCCCCTCCGTTTAAGTCCCCAGCTCACCCGCAGCTCCAAGATCCCCTGCAGGAACAACAACAACTATGAGGTGTACCACTCTCCCGTCCTGACCCGCAAAGCCACcaccacagagagggagaagcagccatcctcatcctcctccaaaACAGACTCCTACCCTGCCACACATTCCGCCCCCACCTCCCCACCCAAATCAGAGGACATTGTGGACACCCCTCCCATGGCCAAGGAGATTGTTTTCAGCAGCCACTTTGCGCCCAAACCCAGCGACAGCACAAAGGCACCCCCCTCCTCTCATGCACAAAGGGGCTCTCAGAAGGTACCCCAATATGAGAATGTCTGCCCCTCAGATGGGACGCCTCAGTTCCTGGAGGGTCTTAAGAAGTCCCAGTACCCCCAACACGAGGGTCCTGTAGAGAAGCATTGTCAGCAAGATGAGAGCCTCCTCAGCCCCCCGTCTTCACAGCACCCTGACTCGTCCCCAGGGACGGCTGACCAGGACTTCTCTGACCAGGACACTGACTCAGAAAGCCCCATCTGGCACAAGCCAAATCAACACTTCAGCCtcccctcctcgtcctcctccgcCGCCAGTAAAGCACAAAGTAGTCACCCCAGGTACTCCAGCATGAGGGACAGGCACCAGGAGCACCGTGCAGCTCCagagcccagccaacagaacTGTGAACCTGCCCAGCCAACTCAGTCTTCAGCCAGGCGAGGTGACCCCAAGAGACTGGTGCAGGGCAAGACTTCCCAGAGTGAGTCCAGTCACTACCCCTTCAAAGAGCGCCTGGCTGCTTTGGGGAAACTGAAGAGCACAGAAGATCTGCCAGTAGGTGCACAGTCTGTGGACCAGAAGGATGTACAAAGTAACCTAGGCAAACCCCCCACCAATGTTGAGAAAAGCAAGACCGCTGAAAGGCAAGGTGAGCGAACTGGAGCAGAGCAGCACAGAAATCAGAATTCCACTGATTCCCTGGATGGGAAGCCCTACCCCAAAACCAGCCTCGGCAGTCACACTAGGGGGATAGGTCCAATACATGAATCGGGCACCAAATCCTCAGCCACCCCATCAATGATACCCAAGGGAGAGCAAGAGACACCGTTTTCTCCCAGGATATATGTAGCAAAAGCAGAGGGTCCAAAGATCAAGATGGGCACATCATCCTCCAACGCAGAGAATCCTCCAGTGGTGCGGAGCTATGGGAAATGCCCCATCACCCAGAGCCACCACAGTAAAACTGCCCCCAGCCCACAAAACAGCCCCACTAAAGTCCCGTCAAAGTCCCCTTCAAAGGTAGGTCAAGCTTCCTCTTATCCCAGAGGGGTCAAACCCATTCCTGAGGACCGTGCCCTGGCTCAGAGAAACCCACTTCGGCCAGAGGACAAAACCAAGCTCCCGGCCGGCAAGAAGAAGACCTTTGGCCATGCAGAGAGCTTCCCGCCTCCCCCTCTGCCACCACGGCCGTCTACTGAAGCCATCGCAAAAGAGGACAAAAAGCCGTACTCGTCTGGCCCACCCGTGCTCCAGTCTGCCATTGAGCAGAAGGTAATGCGTGGCATTGAGGAAAACATGCTGAAGCTGCAGGAGCAGGACCAGGGCCAGGTGTCCGAGCCAAAGCAGAAGGCCTCCAATGGCATCGCCAACTGGTTCGGCCTGAGGAAGAGCAAGCTCCCCGCCCTCAACCGCAAACCGGAAGTGTCCAAGTTCAAGATCAACATGTCCTCATCTCTTTCGTCATCGTCTGCCTCTGGCGGAGGGGCTAAGGACCCTAAGACAGGTGGTCCCCAGAAGGTGGTGGAGAGCCTGAACATCTCCAAGCTGATGGAGAAGGCAGAGGACCTGCGGAAGGCGCTGGAAGAGGAGCGGGCATATGTGAACAGGGTCGAGATGGACCGCTCTGGCAGAGGCCACTCATGTGAGGTGGTGATGGACCAGGCCCAAGGCCAACTGTCACTCATGTGCAGAGGATTGACCGCAGAGAACTTCATGCAGCAGCTCCTCAACAG TCCCTCGACGTCTTGTTCTGGAAACAGGGTGGACGAGAGGGGAGCTATACCTACCACCTTTGGAATGACACACAGACGCCTCTCCTTTGACTCTAAGAGGTCGCGGCCCAACTTCAGTCACCAGAGGAACGGGATCAGCCACACCAAGAGCAGGGACGAGATAGCCCAG GGTTCGGTTATGATCGGCAAGGATGAGGTCACATCAGAAGACAGCTTGGCAGAGTCCATTAGTTCTCAGCATTTTACAG GTTCTGGGGCCTCCATGCGCACCCTCGACAGTGGCATTGGCACGTTCCCCATGCCAGACTACGCCAGTAGCATGGCAGGGAAGAGCATCCCTAAGGGGAAGCCACAGGGAGAGCAAGGTTTTTCTTGCTCCCAGGGTATGCATGGGGCCATGATGAAGGTTCCGCGTAAGGCCCATACACTGGAGAGAGAGCTGTCATCTCTGGATGAAGTCAACCCGTTTGTCCTGTATGGCTCAGGGCTGGAGGGAAAAGGTACCAACATGCACCTGTCCAGTACAATCCACGAGG ATATAGATGCCTATGGAGCTCATATGCAAAATCCCCTCACCAAGAACTGGACCTTTCCCAATCTGAAAGGCTCTGCGAGAGCCACTGATGTTTACCTGGATGTGCAGGGAGACCTGGGGACCCCATCCAGAAGG AGTTTGAAACAGTGTTCCCCCCAGCGCCCCCTGGCCACTGACCAAGGCAGCCTCCCCCTTCCACTCCAGACAGGGCTCAGCCAGCGGGGTATGGGGCGGACGCCCAGCGCCTCGGAGGTGGGGAAGGACGGAGGGCTGGACCTGgtgaaggagagaccagaggacctCCTGTCCCTGAGAGAGACGCCTGAATCCCTCAGTGACTCCCTCTACGACAGCCTGTCCTCCTGTGGCAGCCAGGGCTAG